Below is a window of Armatimonadia bacterium DNA.
AAGCACTTCACCAGCATCTGGGCCGCCTCGGCGACTGGCTCAGCCATCTCCTCGGCCACTTTAAGCTTGAGCTCCGCACTCTCGCGCAAGGTCTGACGGATCTCGTCCAGCATCCTGCAGTGCTCCTTCCGACCCGCGTCGGCTCAGTAAGTGGCGAAGAACTCGGTCGCCCAGTAGTCGCCCTTTTCGTTCACAGCAATCCCTACACCCAGCTTCTCCAGCTCTGGACTGAGCAGGTTTGCCTTGTGCCCCGGACTGCACATCCAGTCCCCGTGCGTCCGCTTCGCGTTCGGCAGCGTCAGGCTGTACATGCCTTCTGCGTAGCGCTGGGCGATGTTCTCGGCGATCGCCCAGGCCCCCGTCGGCGTCACGACACGTCGGAACCTGTCGTTGATGGTCTTGAGCCCCTCGGTCGGGGACTCGTGCGAGAAGTACTTCAGGTCTCGCATCTCGTCACTATGCTGTCGTGCGATCCGCGCGAGAACCGGGTCCGAAAGCAGTGGACGCAGCTTCTGCTCCAGTCGGTCGCGGTTGGCCAACATCACCAGCAGCGACTCCGTCTGCACCAGAAGTTCCCGCGTCCGCAGGGAGCTCTCTGAGGCGTTGATCGCCGGCGCCGGGAAGGACGCCCGCTGCGCCGCCCAGTAGTGGTCCAGCGCTTTGTCGACGTCTCCGGCGGTCTGATAGGCCACCGCCAGGAGAGGCTGTGCCGCCGTGTAGGTCGGGCAGAGCGCCAGGGCTTCCTCCAGGAGCGCAATTGCCTTGGACGTCTGGCCTGCCGCATACTGGCTGCGGGCCTGCTGGGTGAGTTCCCGGGCGCGGTCTGTGGCGTCGTCAGCCCAGGCACCCGCTACGACGATCAGGGCGAGGAGACTCATCAGGCCGACCGGTATTCGCCGTCGGTTCCTAACCACCGATATCCGCCCTCTCACATGCGAGGATAGCAGCACCGATTGCTCCGACCATCTGCGGCTGTTCCGACCGTTTCAACTCAACCGGCAGCGCAGTCTGCAGGGCCTCAAAGACGCCGTCGTTGAGGGCTACCCCACCCGTCAGGAGCACCAGCGGACGCATCCCGACCTGCACCCCGAGCGCCGCCACACGACTGGCAACTGCGGCGCAAAGACCTGCCGCGATGTCCGCCCGCGGGACTCCTGCAGCGATCAGCCCCACGACCTCGGACTCGGCGAATACCGTACACACGCTGCTCAAGGACGCCGGGGACTGCGAGCTCAGTGCCAGTTGCCCCAGGTCCGCCAACTCCACACCGAGGGCCTCGGCCATCACCTGCAGGAACCTCCCCGTCCCCGCTGCACAGCGGTCGTTCAGAGCGAAGTCCTGCGGATAGCCTTCCTCGTCCACCGCGATGGCTTTGCAGTCCTGTCCACCAATGTCAAGTACCGTGCGCGTCCCGGGAACCAGGAAGTGCGCTCCTCGGGCGTGGCAGGAGATCTCGGTCACGGTCTCGTCGGCGAAGGGCAAGGCAACCCGTCCGTAGCCCGTCCCGACCACCCTCACCAGGTCCTCGCGACGCACGCCCGCGCTCTGCATCGCTGCCGTCAAGGCAGCCTCACCGGCCTCACGAGGGCTCCAGCCTGTAAGCTGCCATGCAGCGCCAAGGACCCGCCCAGGCTCCGAATCGTACACCGCCGCCTTCGCGGTGATCGATCCCACGTCCACTCCCGCACAGATCACCTCAGGAACCTCCACCACAGATAGAAGCTGCACAGAACCATCGTCTGCAGCGTCAAGGGAATGCCGTACTTGCAGAAACGCGCGAAGCTGATGGGATGCTTCGAACGCTCGGAAATCCCGGCCACTACCACGTTCGCCGAGGCGCCGACCAGCGTGAAGTTGCCTCCCAGACAGGCTCCCAGTGACAGGGCCCACCACAGAGGCAGGATATCCGGCGCGTGCGCAATCTGGTAGAAGTCCGCATTGGCGGCGTCCGGGTGCAGGCTCACCGCCATGCCGTGGATCACCGCGTTCATCGTCGCCACGAAGGGGATGTTGTCAATCACACCCGAAGCGATCGCTGAGAACCACAGCACGCCCATGGTCAACGCAAAGCGCTGAGGATCGGTCAGACCTCCCGTGACCTCTCCCCCACAAGCCATGTAGATGATGCCCTGCCCGATCATCTTGACCACGCCGACCTTGACCAGGGCGCTCACCATGATGAACAAGCCGACGAAGAAGAAGATCGTGGGCCACTCGACCTCGCGCAGGATCCCCTCCGGCTCTTCGCGGTGCAGTAGCAGAAGCGCCGCAGCACCGGCCAGCGCGATCGTCGCGGGTTCGAGGTGAAGCGCCCCGTGGAAGCCGAACCCCACCAGGACCAGCGCAATCACCGCCAGGCAGCGGGTGAGCAGCCGTGGATTGGTGATGGCGCGTGTCTCGTCGAACTCCATGACTCGGGCTCGGCGCTCAGCACTGACCTGAAGCCGTCTTCCCATCACAGCCCACACCGTCAGCAGGAAGACGACCATGCAGACGCCGATGATCGGTGCGTCGACCTTCAGGAAGTCGGTGAAGGTCAGGCGGGCCGACGAGCCGATCATGATGTTCGGCGGATCCCCGATGAGCGTCGCGGTACCCCCGATGTTGGAGGACAGTACCACCAGGATCAGTGCCGGAACCGGGTCCAGCCCCAGGCTCTCGAAGACCAGGAGCGTCACCGGAGCGATCAGCAGGACGGTCGTCACATTGTCGAGGCCGGCAGAGATCACGGCCGTGATGGCACATAGGAGCAGGATGATGAGAACCGGGCTGCCCTTGGCCAGCTTCGCGGCCTTAATCGCGATCCACTGGAACACACCCGTGTGGCGAGTGATGTTGACGATGACCATCATCCCGACCAGCAGGAAGATCGTGTTCCAGTCGATCCCCTCGACCTCTCCCTCACCGTGCAGAGCAGCCTTCTGGTCAATCAGGTGAAACAGGAGTACGACGGCGGCCCCGGCCAGGGCCACTTTCGTCTTGTGGATCTTGTCCGACGCGATCAGCGCGTAGGCCAGCAGGAAGATCGCCGAAGTCGAGGCTTGCTCCACGGACAGCCCGCGCTGCCGCATGAGCACATACGCCACCGCGGCGACAACAGGCGTCACCACAGCCCAGCCGACTGGTAACCTGAGTTTGCGCAGCACGACTGCAAGGCCCACGGCCAGGGCTGCTGCGAGAAGACTCTCTCCTGCGATGGTCAAGGCCTAGGCCTCCCCCTGCCCCAGGCACGAACTCAGCACGTACCGCAACAGATCACTGTAGTTGATGATTCCCACGTACCTGCCGGGCTTGTCCTCCTCCGCCCCACGTGCTACCACCGGGCAGGCGATCACATGCTCCTGGGCGATGACCCGCGCCACTTCCACCAGGGGGTCATCCTCAGACACGACCTCGTGAGCCTCGTTCCTGAGCGCCTGGGCAACGGTGATCGTCTGCAGGTCGCTGCCTTCGGCGGGGAAGTCGAAGGACGAAGGCAGGAAGCTGAGGTCAAGGCCGTCAACGTAGGTCGGGAGCGTTGCACGCAGGACGTCTGCCTCTGTCAGCAGGCCCACCAGGCCGCCGTTCCCGTCGACTACCGCGACCTCGGAGCACCCGGTGGAGAGCATGGTCTTGGCGGCATGGCACAGGGGATCCCCCGGCTTCAGGGTCGGCGCGTCTTTCCGCATGATGTCTCGCGCAACCATTGCCCTGCTCCTACCTGTGTCCGGTGTCCTCACGCGCGCCGGCCACCTGGCCACTAAGTAAGCAAAAGGCGGAGCCCATGAAAGCTCCGCCCTTTGGTTCGCACCGTATTATACCAGCCAGGCCCTTCGCGGTCAAACCGCCGGGGCAGTGATCTCCTCAGCAGGTGACATGCACCAGGATCGCCTTCGGGCCCTTCTTCTTGGCCCACAGCTTCACGGCCTCGGGCGTGGGCTGCACCTCCACACGGATTCCGCGACTCTCCAGGAAGCTCTCTGACTCGGGAGCAAGTCGCACGGCCCCGGCGTAGCCGCTTGCCACAATCAGCACCGCCGGGTCACCCTTGCAGACCTTCTCCAACTCTTCCGGACCGACGACGTGGGAGGTCCCGTACAGCTCCTTCACGGCCCGCTTCTTGCGGACCTTCACCTGACCACTGGCCCGAACGAAGAAGTCGCGTTCCCATCTCTCGCCGTCGAGAGAAACCGCACCAAACCCCAGGGCTTCCAGCTTCGGATAGGCCACCTCTTCCGTACTCGCCATCGCCATCGCCACCTCACCAGCCGCGATTCCTCGTCTGTGAGACTAGGGTCCCAGCATCCAGTTCAGCGTGCGGTCGAACAGCGGCATGAAGGGCAGGGCATCGGGCAGCTTGACCGTACTCGGGACCGCCTTGGTGCCGACCAGTAGCGTCTTGGCGTCCAGGACCACCACTCGCCCCTTCTCGAAGGACAGGACAGACAGGAAGGGCACCTTCCCGGCCTTCGCAACCACTTCCGCCTCGACCGACCACAACCCCAGACCGGCAGGAACGGAGGGC
It encodes the following:
- a CDS encoding CAP domain-containing protein, yielding MSLLALIVVAGAWADDATDRARELTQQARSQYAAGQTSKAIALLEEALALCPTYTAAQPLLAVAYQTAGDVDKALDHYWAAQRASFPAPAINASESSLRTRELLVQTESLLVMLANRDRLEQKLRPLLSDPVLARIARQHSDEMRDLKYFSHESPTEGLKTINDRFRRVVTPTGAWAIAENIAQRYAEGMYSLTLPNAKRTHGDWMCSPGHKANLLSPELEKLGVGIAVNEKGDYWATEFFATY
- a CDS encoding acyl-CoA dehydratase activase, whose product is MICAGVDVGSITAKAAVYDSEPGRVLGAAWQLTGWSPREAGEAALTAAMQSAGVRREDLVRVVGTGYGRVALPFADETVTEISCHARGAHFLVPGTRTVLDIGGQDCKAIAVDEEGYPQDFALNDRCAAGTGRFLQVMAEALGVELADLGQLALSSQSPASLSSVCTVFAESEVVGLIAAGVPRADIAAGLCAAVASRVAALGVQVGMRPLVLLTGGVALNDGVFEALQTALPVELKRSEQPQMVGAIGAAILACERADIGG
- a CDS encoding ArsB/NhaD family transporter; the encoded protein is MTIAGESLLAAALAVGLAVVLRKLRLPVGWAVVTPVVAAVAYVLMRQRGLSVEQASTSAIFLLAYALIASDKIHKTKVALAGAAVVLLFHLIDQKAALHGEGEVEGIDWNTIFLLVGMMVIVNITRHTGVFQWIAIKAAKLAKGSPVLIILLLCAITAVISAGLDNVTTVLLIAPVTLLVFESLGLDPVPALILVVLSSNIGGTATLIGDPPNIMIGSSARLTFTDFLKVDAPIIGVCMVVFLLTVWAVMGRRLQVSAERRARVMEFDETRAITNPRLLTRCLAVIALVLVGFGFHGALHLEPATIALAGAAALLLLHREEPEGILREVEWPTIFFFVGLFIMVSALVKVGVVKMIGQGIIYMACGGEVTGGLTDPQRFALTMGVLWFSAIASGVIDNIPFVATMNAVIHGMAVSLHPDAANADFYQIAHAPDILPLWWALSLGACLGGNFTLVGASANVVVAGISERSKHPISFARFCKYGIPLTLQTMVLCSFYLWWRFLR
- a CDS encoding CBS domain-containing protein; translation: MVARDIMRKDAPTLKPGDPLCHAAKTMLSTGCSEVAVVDGNGGLVGLLTEADVLRATLPTYVDGLDLSFLPSSFDFPAEGSDLQTITVAQALRNEAHEVVSEDDPLVEVARVIAQEHVIACPVVARGAEEDKPGRYVGIINYSDLLRYVLSSCLGQGEA
- a CDS encoding MTH938/NDUFAF3 family protein; amino-acid sequence: MASTEEVAYPKLEALGFGAVSLDGERWERDFFVRASGQVKVRKKRAVKELYGTSHVVGPEELEKVCKGDPAVLIVASGYAGAVRLAPESESFLESRGIRVEVQPTPEAVKLWAKKKGPKAILVHVTC